One segment of Pempheris klunzingeri isolate RE-2024b chromosome 20, fPemKlu1.hap1, whole genome shotgun sequence DNA contains the following:
- the coa3a gene encoding cytochrome c oxidase assembly factor 3 homolog, mitochondrial, protein MADKTPGQESSAPFATRIDPNKADLTPEQIHFMRQVELQQWKKRTQKLRTRNIVTGLAIGALVLGIYGYTFFSVSQERIMDEIDDEAKRARLQGPKTGAN, encoded by the exons ATGGCTGACAAGACTCCGGGACAGGAGTCCAGCGCTCCTTTTGCAACCAGGATAGACCCGAATAAAGCGGATCTCACCCCAGAACAGATCCACTTTATGCGCCAGGTTGAGCTCCAGCAGTGGAAGAAGAGGACACAGAAGCTGCGGACACGAAATATTGTGACGGGACTCGCCATCGGAGCACTCGTGCTGGGAATCT ACGGCTACACGTTTTTTTCAGTCTCCCAGGAGCGGATCATGGATGAAATAGATGACGAGGCCAAGCGTGCAAGATTGCAGGGACCAAAGACTGGTGCCAACTGA
- the cntd1 gene encoding cyclin N-terminal domain-containing protein 1, translated as MAKLYFSSPNPSLALSFKFREASFDLLTDFLINLNQRNKDNLKSLSKCCGSFKDKRVLEYILLITKELRLDPLAGYHAIELLQRFMVKHLTDLLTTPTPQGAAANSQRSHEDAILDKLKEKFPLIIFSCVQLASKLSLHSHIIDNNTAVRFLHSMGHSVSKQIILESELMVLKGLEFRLNAPNPLTYVEILLEVLGHNEPSIPVERLYHMCHHVLQFISLQRTAIYNSLLVTTTQCVSPSTEQRQRFVTVTEDCMLLGVGVIAVATFILYVKKWKQVVGELSHITGISKKSISDFSHVTLMHIVRTRFLVTSA; from the exons ATGGCGAAACTATACTTTAGTTCTCCAAATCCAAGTTTGGCGCTAAGTTTCAAGTTTCGGGAAGCCTCCTTTGACCTGCTCACAGATTTCCTCATTAACCTCaaccaaagaaacaaagacaaccTCAAGAGTTTGTCAAAATGTTGCGGGAGCTTCAAAGACAAAAGGGTACTGG AATACATCCTCCTGATAACCAAAGAACTGCGACTTGATCCACTGGCTGGATACCATGCTATTGAATTACTTCAAAG GTTCATGGTGAAGCACCTCACAGATTTGCTGACCACACCCACACCTCAAGGTGCTGCTGCCAATTCACAAAGAAGTCACGAGGATGCTATACTTGACAAGCTCAAGGAGAAATTCCCACTCATCATCTTCTCCTGTGTGCAACTTGCAAGCAAACTGTCTTTGCACAGCCAT ATAATAGACAACAACACTGCTGTACGGTTTCTGCATTCAATGGGCCACAGTGTTTCCAAGCAGATTATCCTGGAATCAGAGCTGATGGTCTTAAAGGGGCTTGAATTCAGACTAAATGCCCCGAACCCTCTCACATATGTGGAAATCCTTCTGGAGGTGCTTG GACACAATGAGCCATCCATCCCTGTGGAGCGCCTGTATCACATGTGTCACCATGTCCTCCAGTTCATCAGCCTCCAGAGGACTGCCATCTACAACTCCCTGTTAGTGACGACCACTCAGTGCGTCAGCCCATCCACAGAACAGAG ACAGAGGTTTGTGACCGTGACTGAAGACTGCATGCTTCTTGGTGTTGGCGTCATCGCCGTGGCTACATTCATCCTCTATGTCAAGAAATGGAAACAG GTAGTGGGAGAGCTGAGCCACATCACGGGAATCTCAAAGAAGAGCATCAGTGATTTCTCTCATGTGACACTGATGCACATTGTTAGAACCAGATTCCTCGTAACATCAGCTTGA